The genomic DNA CCGTAGAAGATTTGTGAGCCAAATAATTTCTGCCGCCGTATTTGGCATGGGGCGATATTCAGACTCACAACTAGACCGTGAGACGGTAGGCTGCTTCTTTGCACTCCAGGAGACCAAGTTTCCACCAAAGTAGATATAGTAGCCATAGGTGGATCTTCTGGTGTCGAGCCCAATCAGCATCAGAAAAACCTAGTAAAGTAGTGTTAGGAGGTCTGTCAAAATGTAAGCCATGAGATAAAGTGCCTTTAACATATCTAAGAATTCGCTTGACCAATTGAAAGTGAGTGGTGGTGGGTTGTTGAAGGTATTGACTGGCTTGATTTACAGCATATGAGAGATCGGGTCGAGTGATTGTAAGATATTGAAGAGCGCCTACGAGAGAACGATAAAGAGTAGGATCATGAAAAAGTTGCCCGTTGGAATTGAAAACATCTTTGGATATGAGAGGAGTAGCAACGGATTTGGATTCAAGAAGACCGGCTCGGGTTAAAATGTCATGTGCATATTTAGATTGATTGAGAAACAAACCCGACTTTGTGTGAGTAACTTCCAAGCCTAGGAAAAAATGTAGCAATCCAAGGTCTTTAATTTTGAACTACTTGTGAAGCTCTTTGGTGAAGTTGGTAATGAACGTATCATTATTACCGGTTATAATGATATCGTCAACGTAAACTAGGAGATAAAGCAAAGTGCCATGGCGTTGGTAGGTAAACAGAGAGGGGTCGGATCTATTGTTTTCAAAACCGAGATTGATTAAAAAGGTGCTTAGGCGTTGAAACCAAGCACGAGGGGCGTGTTTTAGGCCATAGAGAGCACGGTTGAGTTTGCACACGTGGTTGGGTTTGTTTGGATCTTCAAAACCGGGAGGTTGTTCCATAAAAATTGTCTCGGTTAGATGTCCATTTAGAAAGGCATTATTGACATCTAGTTGTCGTAATTTCCACTTGTTGATTGTGGCAAGACTTAGGACAACGCGTATGGTGGCGGTTTTGATAACCGGACTAAAGGTGTGTGAGAAATCAAGTCCCGGTATTTGAGTAAAGCCTTGGGCTACAAGACGAGCTTTGTATCGATCAAGAGAGCCGTCAGATTTATATTTAATTCTATAAATCCAATTTGAGCCAATAATGTTGGTGGTTGAGGGTCGAGGAACGAGATGCCATGTGTTATTAGTGTGCAAAGCATGTAGTTCCTCATGCATGGCTTGAACGCATTTGGGATGTTTGAGAGCCGTTTTTATTCCCTTAGTAATATGTGACGAGTAAAAGGAATGACAATTTTTGGGTTTGAAAATACCATATTTTGCTCGAGTAATCATGGAATGAGTGTTTTGAGGTGGACTTGAGTtagatgaagatgaagactcgGATCTTAAACCCAAAGAATGTGGTGAAGGCGGAATGGCGGTGGTGTAGTTTGAAGATTGAGATGGGCTGTTTTGTGGAAGGGAGCTTGTAGAGTGATTTGAGctttgattttgagatggaggtGGGCTTggaaaatgtaaaggtgagtgtGGGCTAGATGGGCCGGGTTGGGTAGGGGAGGGAGAATCAGGTTATGGGTTAGATGCTGGTGGGCCGGGATTAACCATTGGGTCGTGAGGAGTATTTGGGCCGTTAGATTGTGGAAGGGATGGGATTGGGTCATCGAATAGAGATGGATGGGTTTGGTTGTCTGGTGTAGTAGGGTTAGGTGGAGAGTTGGTTGCTGGTTGAGTTGGTGGGGGTAAATGGTTATCAAAGTTTGTTATTGGTAAGGTTGCAACATCCGAAGATGTTGAGTTGGTTTGGAATGGCAAGTTGTCTTCATCAAATCTAGCGTGTCTTGTGGTGTAGATTCGACCAGTTGTGGTGTCAAGACATCGAAAACCTTTGTATCGTGGACTATAGCCTATGAATATGCAAGGTGTACTTCTAGGAAGTAGTTATAGTCACGAAGGTATGGGTACACACGACAACCAAAAACACGAAGATTTGAGTAGTTGGGAGGTTGATGAAAAAGTATTTCAAAGGGTGATTTATTTTTTAGAAGGGTTGTGGGAAGGCGATTTATGATGTAAGTGGCAGATGAAAAAGCATCAAACCAAAAATTTGATGGAGCATGTGCATTGAACATCATGGCTAACCCGATTTCCGTTATGTGACGGTGTTTGCGTTCTGCCCGTACATTTGTTCGGGTGTGTGGGGACATGAAAGCCTATGATGTATGCcattttgtttgaaaaaaaattgcACTTGGTGATCTGTAAATTTGGTTCCACCGTCGCTTTGAAAAACTTTGATGGTGGTTGAAAATTGATTTTGCACAAAAGGTAAAAAGGTAGTGAGAATGTTGTAAAAATCCAATTTAGCCTTTAATGGATAAAACCAAGTGAATCGAGAATAATCATCGATAAATAGGACATAGTACCGATAACCATCAGTGGATGGTACAGGAGCGGGTCCCCATAGATCGCAATGAATGAGATCTAAAACATGTTGTGCACGTTTAGTATTTTCAATAAATGGTAAATGTTTAGCTTTTGATAATTCGCAAGAATTACATAATCCCGGTTTGGGTAACAAGGATGTAACAAAAACATGTCCAAGTTTATTTAAACTAGAAACTGTATCAAAAGAAACATGGCCAAGTCAACTGTGCCATTTATTGAAAGAAGCACGAAGGTGCGTAGTGGAAAGCGCAGCAACAAGGGACTTGTGACTTTGAGTGAGGACATAGAAGCCGTTTTCACATGTGCCTCTAGCTAGAACTTTCGCTGTTTTTTGATCCTGAATATGAAAATAAATTTTAGAAAACAAAACATCAACCGGCGAGTCATTTGTTAATCTACTAATTGAAAGTAGATTTTTTGTGAGATTTGGAACCACTAGCACATTTTTTAAAGAAATGGAATTGTTTAAATTAGTGTTTCCAATGTGGGTAACGGGTAATGTGTTCCCGTTACCAAATGTTACTCGAATGTTTTTGGTTTGAGGTTTTGAATAAGTTAGACCAAGTTTTGTAGGAAGCATGTGTGTGGTAGCACCTGAATCGGCAGTCCAATCTGGAGTGTCGGTTGCAACATTGCATTGAGCATAAAAAGCATCGGCTAGATTAGCATTTAGAGGTTGAGATTTTTTAGCAACATAACTGAGATTTGGGCAAGTGGTTGCATAATGTCCCTCCTTTCTACATAATTGACATTGGGGAGGGCGTTTGGTATAGGAACCTCCACGACCACGAGAGGTATTTGAGTGTCGTCCTCTGCCACGGGATGATCCGGTACGATGATATTGGTTTTTCGATTGATTGGCATAGAAAGTGGCTTATGGAGGTTGTGACCCGTGAAGTTTTTGGATGAACATTTCTTGATTTTCGGCATTGGGTAAGAGGTCACGAAAAAAAGGTGCAGGGCGAATAGTTCTCTGAGAAGTAGAGAAGTTTTCAAAGGAGGCGCCTAGTCCACAGAGGAACCAATGGCGTTTGTCCTCGTCACTTACGGGATGCCCGATAACAGCGAGTTGATTGGTTAAAGACTTGAATTTACGGCCAAAATCGGACATGGATGAGTCACCTTTTTGAATAGTTCAGAGAGTGTCCTTTAGATTGTGAATACGTTCTATCGAACAATGGCTATAGGCATCGGCAAAAGCCTTCCACATGCTAAAAGTCGTGGTATGGCCGATGGTTTCAGCCATTGCCTCTTCAGTTAGGGTGGAGTTGATCAAAAGGATGACTTTTTGATCAGCGATTTTCCAAGAAAGGTATTCGGGATTGGCAGAGGTTTTGTTTTCGGAAGTGATGTTTTCAGATGGGGAAGGGGTTGAACCATTAATATGGCCGAGTAACTTGAGGTAGTCGATAACCGGTGTGTTTTGTTTCTCCCATGGGAGAGAGTTTGTGGAGTTCAATTTGATATTTATGAGATGGCTAAGAGAGTGCAGCGATATGGTGGAGAGATTGGATGTGGTGTTGGTAGCCATGAAGAGGGATCGgcggaaaagaaaaagaagaaaaacggAGATGGTCAGCGAATTTTAGAAGAAGAAAAGGGCTTGATCTTGGCTGGCTGATACCATGTGATAATGGTAAAACCTTGATAAATTGCATACAACTTTTACAACTATAAATACATAAAGAATTGGTACAACAGTGAAAGAGAGAATATCTCATTTTCTCTATATTAATTAACAAAATTTTAATGTGAGGATTTAGAGAATTTTATTTATCCATATGTAACTCTATCATCTTTTCGCCCTATAATATAAAACAATACCAAAAGAATTTCTATAGTGCATGTTTTATTGCTTTTCAAACTAAGTGATGATTATTGTTGTATATTGTGCTTTATGATTAGTATCATATCTCataatttttatactttttaaaaACTTTAGTATTTATTTAATTTCTTTACTTAGATTATTAATAAGTTTACTTTTATTCACTTAAAATATTACTAAATGAGCTAAGGTTTTTTTCTCTTTTCCATATTTTAGAtgagtatttttttttatttcgacTTAATTTTTACGAGTGTAGTTCAACATTTTGACGTCtattttttgtttggtttaacAATCTCGCAGCAATGCATGGGACTTAAATACTAGTTTACTAAAATATACAAACCACATTTAATGAGGAGGATATGATCGATTGACTAGGAGGAAATCAAGGTAGTGAGATGATAACTTATGGGATATGTTGACAGAGAGCTTTATCACGCCTTCTCTTAACTTGCAGGGTGTGGGATAATaccccctattaaacaaaattaattGGATGAAATAATATGGGCCCCACCTGCAACTCACCTTTTTCCTCGTGACCATGGTGAAGCCTCTTCATTGGCACCCCTTGTTAAACGGCGGGGTATGGGCGATGGCCCCCCTATGACGCTATCGGAGATGAGATGGCAGAGGTGGCGTCCTCCACACCCTCCGGCCTAATAATGGGACTTTCATATGGTTCAAAGATATTTAAAAAATACTTGTTAAATGGAGACTCTATTAATCATTTGAATTCCTTGCATGTTCGTACAGCTTCGTATCAACGCATTTATAAATATAATACAAAGTACAAACCCCATCACACCAAATTGAACTTGACACCACTTAAAGAAAAAAGCAGTCAACCAGTAGCACACTCTATAGCTTCCTAACATCAATACAATCTCACTCTCAGGGAATTGATAAATAAGTGTATATATATGTAAAGATGATGAATTTGAAGGCATGGGTACTAAAGAGGTGTAGAAAAAAGAATAACACTTCATCTGTTGAGTGTGACAAGTGCTGGCAATGGGCATTGAGATGGGCCTCATCGTTCGCGCGTCAAGGAGAGAAGGAAGTTAGTATTCCAAGCGACGTCCCAAAGGGTCACTTGGCGGTGTATGTAGGTGAAAACTATAGGAGGTTTGTGATCAAGGTGAAGTTACTAAAACATCCTTTATTCAATGCATTGTTGGATGAATATGAGTTCAATTCTGATTCTAGATTCTATATACCATGTGATGAGGAGGTTTTTCTTGATGTAGTTGGGTGTGCCACGACCCCAACCGATCGAAGCATCTTGTGTTATTGAGTCTTGTTGTTTGTTCGTGCTAGATTATTTAATTTGGTGTATAAAAAGTCTTAATTTGAATCTTTTATCATTTGGTGTTGCTAGTTACCAAAGATGCATATTGTTTATGAACTGCCTTTTGAACAATATTTGAGACTGATCATGCAGATATTTATTTCATCCTAACACTAATTATGTTCTCAAATTATCATATATAAACAAATAAATGAGCAGATAGATGTTATCTTCTTTCTAAAACAAAAGTAGTTCTAATTATGAAATTAAATATCTCACTTGCTGAGACCGAATCATATTAGATAGAAGACGGTTGCTACAGTATATTGATGGCTACTTTGCTCAGGAAAAATGTGTGCATGGTAATAATTGGAGATCCTTTTTCCAAGCAGCATACATTTTATTTCATGTTTACTACTCAATTAATGCGTCAATACAACTACTAAATatactacttttattattattggtTTTTCTATTTTGTAGGTTATATATAGAACGAGCTTAAAATGACGTAGTTAAGTTTAACTGGTTACTTTTTTAACTGGTCTGGTTAATTACTTTACCCGGTTATTTTCGGTTAATAacctttttttttccttttttttgaatttttcgggTTTTTTTTTCAGTTAACCGGTTAATATACTAAATATCTATAACCAGTTACTAACCTACGATTAaaaataatcactaaccggttattCTTCAAGCGGTTATTAACCGGttattttgtgcacctctagttAACGGCAAAGGGTTAATTTTAATTACTATGTTTGTTTAATTCTATGATTTGGAGTGATAACGGCAATATCTTTGGTATTTACGGCTCAGTAACTCTTTTCTTGTGATCACCACCTGGGTTACGGTTTggttattttttttgttttaactttgaaatgTAGTATTTGTATTCCACAATTAATGTTTTATCGAATTGTGGCCTATGTGTTCGTATATATTCAGTGTTTGTGTTAATTTTGGAAGGGTTATTGTATGCCACTCAATGACTAATTCAACCATAGCCAGCTAAGTTAGAGAAACAACTGAGAATTTATACTAATAAATTGTGTCAAAAGTTAGTCAATCGAACAATATATATTATGTCTATGTAACGAGACAAATATTTATGTCAAACATATTTGTTAAGAGGTTGCAACCCTACTTGCATGATAGTATTGGTAAAGCATTTGAATGGGTGGGTATCAACCATATGCATGTGATTTGTATTTGTTTTGGTGTGATTGATTTCCGTGTTGATTCGACATATGGTTTTTAGTACGCCAACCGATGGCGTTCATTACATCCTAGTTAGTTTAGTTAAAGAGCGGATGATAAGCCTGTAAATACATGGATCCTGCTCTAGTTCAGTGATATGATGAAGATAAGCTATGTCTAATAGCCTATTAAACATTGTTATCACCGATTAAGTTATATAGGTTATGTAGTTTTTGCATGACGTACTGATGATCATCAGTTTCTTCATGGTGATTTGCTTGAAAATGTACATATGAAGGCTGACATTAAGGTGCATATTCAACCTCACACCGAATCAGTTAGAAATTCAAATTTGGTGTGCATGCTCAGAAAATCTTTGTATTGCCTAAAACAAATTTAAGTTTTGGGTGTGCATATATGCTCGGAAATATTGGTATCGAAACTTATGGGTTCCCAGGACCATTGTGAGCGGGCACGAGAACGTGTGTGTTGACAATTAAACGAAATCGTAACATACTTCACACCATGTTGTCTTCATGATAATAATTGAATACTAAACAAACTGAAATATGCAGAATTGAAACTAACCGTAACCGAACTTGTAATTGAAACTTAAACCAAACAGAACTTGATAAATACAAACTTCCAGTACATACAACTTTGATGTTTGGAACCCTATTTATACATGATGAAGGGTTGCGTATGAAGGGATGTGTCGATCACAGGAGATGTGTCGATTCCCTGATAACCGTTTGTACGGTTATATCATACTCGCACCCAACAAGCCCAAACTAAACATTAACCTTATGGACTCTAAACATTCGACCCATATCAACTAGATGGCCTACGGCCCAAAtcagaaaataataactaaacaCATTGTTCGACCCaataagaaaacaataaaaacataACATAACTTGCGGCCCATAACTTGGATTCGGATGGACTTGGTTATCGTCTTCAATCACCACCCTAAGCGAGAACATCCGAATTCTTCAAACTTGAtcacttgttgttgttgttgttggcgaccTCGACCACGATCACCAAATCATCATCACTTGAGTCGTCTTCAATCCAACCGTTGCTCTTTTCTTCGATCACCTTGCTTGCTTCCTTAGCTGCATCACTTGCAATCTTTTCTTTCTTGCGCATCATGAAATCGAAATACCATTCCACTAATTCCAAGTAGTAGATATAAGCAATCTTGACCACTTGTGCATCATCCGGATCATAACCGCATTTGAATGCTATTTCATCCCACGTATCATTTTCCATTACCTTCTTGAATCACCGTCACCTTTCAAAATGTGGTGTAATAAGATCAAACTAACATCATGTCCATCGAGTAGAGTAGGAGGCATAACACGCTCCTTAATGATACCGAGAAAACACGGTATAAACCAAATGATTATATCTTTCAAACGTGGCGTCATAGAACTTAGGATGGTTCGCTAACTCCTCGTGAAGTGTAATAAGATCAATCGTTTCTAGGCAACTTTCGATTATGATATCATCTTCGACGACATCATCTTCGGATTGTGAAAGTATCACCGCCCTTTCTCGTAACGCCTCTTTCGATTCGGACGGGTTATCCTTTAAACCCTCATAATAAACCATGAAACCCGCTTTCATCTTCTTCGAATACACAACTGCTTTCTTGTTCGTCCCCGACGAACCTTCATCGTAtgccttctttttcttctccttcttGAATTCTTTCTCGTAGTAATCTTCGATTGTTTCACGTAATTTTTCCTTTTCAACCTTATGACCGTTATCAACGTCGAGATTTTCGTAAAACTTATCGAGATACTCTTGTTCGAGATCAACTTCCGACTTATCTTCGAAGAAATCATAACCCTTTGCTTTTCCACAAAACATCTTTTTCAAAACACACGTATCACCGAATGTGTGCATCTTGATTCCTTGGTATAGTAATTGTTCTAGACTCAAAACATTCTTATCGAGGCTAGGCACATAACTAACACAAGAAATCGTCTTGTACTTTCCATCCACCGGGATTTTTACTTCACCGATCCCGTGCACATACGAGAAATCTTTCCTATTTCCATTTGTAACCAACCCGAAGTGCcttttaaaacacttaaacactttCTTGTTTCCGGTCATGTGCGTTTTGTAACTTGGTTCTACCACCCACATTGAATCCCAATCCCCATCGCAAGTGTCGTTAACTAAATAATCTCTTTCAGCGGGCAAACTGACGCGATATGACCAAATTGATGACACTTGAAACAACGGATCCCCGCTTTCCTTGGTCTTCCAACTTTTGCATTACCCTTGAAACCGGACTTCTTCACGAAACCCTTGGGAATTGTTTTCTTGGAAAATTTCTTCGTGGGTGATTTCCAAGAACGTGTGGATGGCTTCCCTTGCGCGTACTTATAACCGACCCTTCCGCTGCCCGGCCGCTCTTTCCACCACTTCTTGCGACATCAACGAAACCGGTTTCCACCGATTTACCCTTATCTCCCCTCAAACAACTTCCGTTGCCCTCATCCACGTTCTCCGCCTTCACAGAACCTtccggctctgataccaatgttggtaTCGAAACTTACGGGTTCCCAGGACCATTGTGAGCGGGCACGAGAACGTGTGTGTTGACAATCATAAACGAAATCGTAACATGCTTCACACCATGTTGTCTTCATGATAATAATTGAATACTAAACAAACTGAAATATGCAGAATCGAAACTAACCATAACCGAACTTGTAATTGAAACTTGAACCAAAACAGAACTTGTCAACCACCACCCCAAGGGTTGTGAAACCCCTTGGGAGACACCCATTCGCGATCGGCAGCCACAAGGGAAAGACAAGGGACGCGACTTTTGGAATCAAGGGACGCCCCTCTTCATGTTTATATCACATCCACATATTTAAGAGACGCACCCGTTCATGAAGAGACACGTCTATTCGTTCGCACCTTttagaaactataaatagggatagATTTCATTTGTAGAATTCGTTCATTACATTCATTCACATTCAAATTCAATTACACTCATTGTATTCAGATTCATGTTATATTCAAGTTAGTTTATCATTTGCGatctagagatcaaagatcatTTTGGGCAACAGGAAAATCTTTGTATCGACAAAAAAAATTCAAGTTTGGTGTGCTAGCGGAAAATCTTTGTTATGGTCTAAAACAAATCTAAGTTTGATGTGCTGCTCGGAAAATCTTTGTATGGTCTAAAATAATATCAAAGTTTGGTGTGCACATATACTCGGAAAATCTATCGTCATTCAAGTTTGTTGTTCGAGCGGAAAATCTTTGTATGGTCTAAAACAAAATCTTAGTTTGATGAGCATGCTCAGAAAATCTTTGTATAGTCAGTCTAAAGCATATTACTCTCATCCTATCAAACAAGGCTATACCCACTTCACACTTGTTTTAGCTAGTTAATGTAGATGACATGTTACAATAATAGCACTGATAAAATTCTCTCAAATAACTAAAAAGATCAGTCAACTCTGAGTTTCACATGAAAGACCTTGGCTCTttagcagtggcggacccaggattttatttcaatggggtccattttcgggtcggtcctcattcgggtcgagttaaagtgaggtttgaactagattttttaaaaaaataagaaaaatgggcttatcaaggattgaacccatgacctcttggtggaaaagagggagatttaccactacaacaactttctttttatatctatggtgtccacctaattgtatttatggggtccatatacaatttaatgtaccgaatctactattttttttaaaagattggggtccggggaccccggtggcaccaatgtgggtccgcccctgctcTTTAGGTTACTTTCTGTGATTACAGAACATATTAAGGTAGACTGTCACTAGCTATGTACATgatcaacttaaaaaataaattgTTAGAATATGTATATATCAACAAAGGACCAACTAGCATATGATTTTACAAAACCATTTCCATGTTGAATGAACATCATATATAAGCTTCTTACCAGGTTGGGAGTTTCACAAGGTTCTTACACTCAACTTAAGAGACAGTACTGTTAACGAAACTTAATGGGCTAACAAACCTGAACCTAAAT from Helianthus annuus cultivar XRQ/B chromosome 7, HanXRQr2.0-SUNRISE, whole genome shotgun sequence includes the following:
- the LOC110899021 gene encoding auxin-responsive protein SAUR50 is translated as MMNLKAWVLKRCRKKNNTSSVECDKCWQWALRWASSFARQGEKEVSIPSDVPKGHLAVYVGENYRRFVIKVKLLKHPLFNALLDEYEFNSDSRFYIPCDEEVFLDVVGCATTPTDRSILCY